One segment of Apus apus isolate bApuApu2 chromosome 1, bApuApu2.pri.cur, whole genome shotgun sequence DNA contains the following:
- the PTMS gene encoding parathymosin, whose product MSEKRVEEAPAELSAKEMKEKKEKLEEKAVHKEKKKEIAEDEENGAEEDEEENPDDVDEDEGGDEDEEGDENGQEQDGHAEKRSAEKEEDEVDPKRQKTENGSSA is encoded by the exons ATGTCGGAAAAACGCGTCGAGGAGGCGCCGGCGGAGCTGAGCGCTAAG gaaatgaaggagaagaaagaaaaactggaggagaaagcagtgcacaaagagaagaaaaaggagatagCAGAG GATGAGGAAAATGGAGCTgaagaggatgaggaagagAATCCTGATGACGTGGATGAAGATGAAGGTGGAGATGAGGATGAAG AAGGAGATGAGAATGGGCAAGAGCAGGATGGTCATGCAGAAAAAcgatctgcagagaaggaagag GATGAAGTGGATCCAAAgagacagaagacagaaaacgGGTCTTCAGCTTGA
- the MLF2 gene encoding myeloid leukemia factor 2 isoform X2, whose translation MNRMLSGSFGFGPLLGITDGTAPGARQPGRRMQAGAVSPFGMLGMAGGFIDMFGMMNDMIGNMEHMTSGANCQTFTSSTVISYSNLGDGPKVYQETSEMRSAPGGIRETRRTVRDSDSGLEQMSIGHHIRERAHIMQRSRNHRTGDQEERQDYINMDESDAAAFDDEWRRETSRFRPQRGLDYRRHEGGRRAEGTRLAIQGPEDSPSRQSRRYDW comes from the exons ATGAACCGCATGCTTTCTGGAAGCTTTGGCTTTGGCCCCCTCCTTGGGATCACTGATGGGACTGCACCTGGGGCTCGCCAGCCCGGCCGGAGGATGCAG gcaggagctgttTCACCCTTTGGGATGCTTGGCATG gCAGGTGGCTTTATAGATATGTTTGGGATGATGAACGACATGATTGGAAACATG GAGCATATGACAAGCGGTGCTAACTGCCAGACATTTACCTCCTCTACTGTCATCTCCTATTCCAACCTGGGTGATGGGCCCAAAGTCTACCAAGAGACCTCAGAGATGCGTTCAGCACCTGGCGGG ATCCGTGAGACTCGACGGACCGTGAGGGACTCAGACAGCGGCTTGGAACAGATGTCGATCGGACACCACATCAGGGAGCGGGCCCACATCATGCAGCGCTCCAGGAACCACCGCACGGGTGAccaggaggagaggcaggactACATCAACATGGACGAAA GCGACGCAGCCGCCTTCGACGACGAGTGGCGGCGAGAGACGTCCCGCTTCCGGCCGCAGCGGGGGCTGGATTACCGGCGTCACGAGGGCGGCCGCCGGGCCGAGGGGACTCGTCTTGCCATCCAGGGCCCTGAGGATTCTCCCTCCAGACAGTCCCGTCGGTATGACTGGTGA
- the MLF2 gene encoding myeloid leukemia factor 2 isoform X1: MFRLMRDGEPEDPMFAMDPFAIHRQHMNRMLSGSFGFGPLLGITDGTAPGARQPGRRMQAGAVSPFGMLGMAGGFIDMFGMMNDMIGNMEHMTSGANCQTFTSSTVISYSNLGDGPKVYQETSEMRSAPGGIRETRRTVRDSDSGLEQMSIGHHIRERAHIMQRSRNHRTGDQEERQDYINMDESDAAAFDDEWRRETSRFRPQRGLDYRRHEGGRRAEGTRLAIQGPEDSPSRQSRRYDW, from the exons ATGTTCCGGCTGATGAGGGATGGCGAGCCGGAGGACCCCATGTTCGCCAT GGACCCTTTTGCCATCCACCGGCAGCACATGAACCGCATGCTTTCTGGAAGCTTTGGCTTTGGCCCCCTCCTTGGGATCACTGATGGGACTGCACCTGGGGCTCGCCAGCCCGGCCGGAGGATGCAG gcaggagctgttTCACCCTTTGGGATGCTTGGCATG gCAGGTGGCTTTATAGATATGTTTGGGATGATGAACGACATGATTGGAAACATG GAGCATATGACAAGCGGTGCTAACTGCCAGACATTTACCTCCTCTACTGTCATCTCCTATTCCAACCTGGGTGATGGGCCCAAAGTCTACCAAGAGACCTCAGAGATGCGTTCAGCACCTGGCGGG ATCCGTGAGACTCGACGGACCGTGAGGGACTCAGACAGCGGCTTGGAACAGATGTCGATCGGACACCACATCAGGGAGCGGGCCCACATCATGCAGCGCTCCAGGAACCACCGCACGGGTGAccaggaggagaggcaggactACATCAACATGGACGAAA GCGACGCAGCCGCCTTCGACGACGAGTGGCGGCGAGAGACGTCCCGCTTCCGGCCGCAGCGGGGGCTGGATTACCGGCGTCACGAGGGCGGCCGCCGGGCCGAGGGGACTCGTCTTGCCATCCAGGGCCCTGAGGATTCTCCCTCCAGACAGTCCCGTCGGTATGACTGGTGA